In the genome of Bacillus sp. S3, one region contains:
- a CDS encoding cold-shock protein, whose protein sequence is MEHGKVKWFNGEKGFGFIEREGGDDVFVHFSAIQGEGYKTLDEGQEVTFEIENGQRGPQAVNVRKS, encoded by the coding sequence ATGGAACATGGTAAAGTAAAATGGTTTAACGGTGAAAAAGGGTTTGGATTCATTGAGCGCGAAGGTGGAGATGACGTATTCGTTCATTTCTCAGCGATTCAAGGCGAAGGATATAAAACCCTGGATGAAGGTCAAGAGGTTACGTTTGAAATTGAAAATGGACAACGTGGACCACAAGCGGTAAACGTTCGCAAATCATAA
- a CDS encoding phosphatase PAP2 family protein, whose amino-acid sequence MNLKFHLIIAFFISFISIIGFGLVSLFITDQKIVHFDRTVIDHIQGMESTNLTLFMKFFTFIGSGQFTVILGLFILFFLYKVLRHRSELILFTAAVLGSAVLNGILKHFFHRMRPDFHRLIEIGGYSFPSGHAMNAFTVYSILSFLLWRHIISKWGRGVLIFGSIVMILAIGISRIYLGVHYPSDIIGGYFASGFWITTAILSFQIYKEKQYNKKHKRSKDVA is encoded by the coding sequence ATGAATTTAAAATTCCATTTAATTATTGCCTTCTTCATCAGTTTTATCTCTATTATTGGTTTTGGGTTAGTATCCCTTTTTATTACTGACCAAAAGATTGTTCATTTTGACCGGACCGTTATTGACCATATTCAAGGAATGGAATCTACTAACCTCACCCTGTTTATGAAATTTTTTACCTTTATTGGTTCTGGTCAGTTTACTGTTATACTCGGCCTTTTTATATTATTTTTTCTTTATAAGGTCTTGCGCCATCGATCGGAATTAATCTTATTTACTGCTGCTGTTTTGGGTTCTGCCGTATTAAACGGAATTTTGAAGCATTTCTTTCATAGAATGCGGCCCGATTTTCATCGTTTAATTGAGATTGGCGGCTACAGTTTCCCGAGTGGTCACGCGATGAATGCTTTTACTGTTTATTCCATTCTTTCTTTCCTTCTATGGCGTCATATTATCAGCAAATGGGGAAGAGGTGTTTTAATTTTCGGAAGTATCGTGATGATTTTAGCGATTGGGATCAGCCGAATTTACCTAGGTGTCCATTATCCAAGCGACATTATCGGAGGATATTTTGCCAGCGGCTTTTGGATTACCACCGCAATTTTGTCTTTCCAAATTTATAAAGAAAAGCAGTATAATAAGAAACATAAACGTTCAAAAGATGTAGCGTAA
- a CDS encoding CBO0543 family protein, whose amino-acid sequence MSLNVVYGAVFIILAIKWGDWKNWKAYYPTFLFLMVGDLVYQFMFFKHSMWEYVPIGSDTKWAKHTHIAILIMLIKYPVTISIFLGHMPKDMWKKILHIFFWTMIYTINEFSDLKLGALVHKHGWNLG is encoded by the coding sequence GTGAGTCTGAATGTTGTCTACGGCGCGGTTTTTATCATTTTAGCAATAAAATGGGGGGATTGGAAAAATTGGAAAGCCTATTATCCAACTTTCTTATTCTTAATGGTAGGGGATCTTGTTTATCAATTTATGTTTTTTAAGCACAGTATGTGGGAGTATGTTCCAATTGGCAGTGATACAAAATGGGCTAAACATACTCATATTGCCATCCTGATTATGTTAATTAAATATCCTGTTACAATTAGCATTTTTCTTGGGCATATGCCGAAGGACATGTGGAAAAAAATCCTGCATATTTTCTTTTGGACGATGATCTATACAATAAATGAATTTTCTGATTTAAAATTAGGGGCATTGGTCCATAAACATGGATGGAATTTGGGCTGA
- a CDS encoding TerC family protein, with translation MDFTLLLEYGWVLLILVALEGLLAADNALVLAIMVKHLPEEERKKALFYGLAGAFIFRFASLFAISFLVDVWQVQAIGALYLLFMAGNHIFRKVIKGKAEEKDEKEGRKAGGFWTTVFKVELADIAFAVDSILAAVAMAVVLPDTKLPNIGGLDGGKFLVIFAGGIIGLIIMRFAANQFVKLLERRPGLEIAAFAIVGWVGVKLAVYTLSHPALGILSEEFAHSTEWKFSFYLVLVGIAAGGWFFSKDKTDKSTKKVNVS, from the coding sequence ATGGATTTTACTCTTTTACTGGAATACGGATGGGTTTTATTGATTTTAGTAGCGTTGGAAGGTTTGTTGGCAGCGGATAACGCCTTGGTGCTGGCGATTATGGTGAAACATTTACCTGAAGAGGAACGGAAAAAGGCGTTGTTTTATGGTCTTGCCGGTGCCTTTATCTTCCGTTTTGCCTCATTGTTCGCGATTTCGTTTCTCGTTGATGTATGGCAGGTTCAAGCAATTGGTGCACTTTATTTATTATTCATGGCGGGTAATCATATTTTCCGTAAGGTTATAAAAGGGAAGGCAGAGGAAAAAGACGAAAAAGAAGGACGTAAAGCTGGCGGCTTTTGGACGACGGTTTTTAAAGTGGAACTAGCTGATATTGCCTTTGCCGTGGACTCAATCCTTGCTGCCGTTGCAATGGCGGTTGTTCTTCCGGACACGAAGCTTCCGAATATTGGTGGTCTTGATGGCGGTAAATTCTTAGTAATCTTCGCCGGTGGTATTATTGGATTAATTATCATGCGATTTGCGGCAAATCAGTTTGTGAAACTGCTGGAAAGAAGACCTGGGCTAGAAATTGCTGCCTTTGCAATTGTTGGCTGGGTCGGTGTGAAGCTTGCTGTTTATACCCTTTCACACCCAGCTCTTGGAATTCTGAGTGAGGAATTTGCTCATTCGACCGAATGGAAGTTTAGTTTTTACCTTGTCCTTGTTGGAATAGCGGCAGGTGGCTGGTTTTTCTCAAAAGATAAGACAGATAAATCAACGAAAAAAGTAAATGTTTCCTAG
- the pssA gene encoding CDP-diacylglycerol--serine O-phosphatidyltransferase, translated as MIHIIRNSIPNLFTLANLFFGFLSVMYSAQGDYKNAAILILIGMMLDSMDGRIARMLRVESELGKELDSLADIVTFGVAPAMMAYYSYFASFGKVGMAVAGLFPLFGAYRLARFNINAVKSSLKYFTGVPITAAGGLLTLLTLFHGKMPDFIFVIAFFALCYLMVSTIKIPSLKDIPLPKYGIIITLFLGYAIYIVFKKEQYRFPYFIYVAIPLYVAFIGYQLVKTKRKNNPK; from the coding sequence GTGATACATATTATTAGAAACAGTATTCCTAACCTTTTTACTCTTGCAAATCTATTTTTTGGCTTTTTATCCGTGATGTATTCGGCGCAGGGGGATTACAAAAACGCGGCTATTCTGATTTTAATTGGCATGATGCTCGACAGCATGGATGGCCGTATTGCCAGAATGCTCCGTGTGGAAAGCGAATTGGGGAAAGAATTGGATTCTTTAGCGGATATCGTAACCTTTGGGGTCGCCCCTGCGATGATGGCCTATTATTCCTATTTTGCTTCATTTGGAAAAGTCGGGATGGCGGTAGCTGGACTTTTTCCATTATTCGGGGCCTATCGCTTGGCAAGATTTAATATAAATGCTGTGAAATCTTCATTAAAATATTTTACTGGTGTACCCATTACAGCTGCAGGAGGTTTGTTAACACTTCTAACATTGTTTCATGGCAAAATGCCCGATTTCATCTTTGTCATTGCCTTCTTTGCACTTTGCTATTTGATGGTTAGTACGATCAAGATCCCAAGTCTTAAGGATATTCCTTTGCCGAAATATGGAATTATCATTACATTATTTTTAGGATATGCCATATACATTGTCTTTAAAAAAGAACAATATCGATTTCCATATTTCATATACGTCGCCATCCCGCTTTATGTCGCCTTTATCGGCTACCAATTGGTTAAAACAAAAAGAAAAAATAATCCTAAGTAA
- the katA gene encoding catalase KatA, whose protein sequence is MSNINKHLTTGNGAPVGDNQNSMTAGSRGPTLIQDVHLLEKLAHFNRERVPERVVHAKGAGAHGYFEVTNDMSQYTKAKLFNGVGKRTPMFIRFSTVAGELGSADTVRDPRGFAVKFYTEEGNYDLVGNNTPIFFIRDAIKFPDFIHTQKRDPKTHLKNPTAVWDFWSLSPESLHQVTYLMGDRGLPATLRHMNGYGSHTFKWVNENGETVWVKYHFKAEQGVKNMSPDVAAKLAGDNPDYHTEDLFNAIENGDFPAWKLHVQIMPFEDAETYRFDPFDVTKVWSHKDYPLIEIGRMVLNRNPENYFAEVEQATFSPGTMVPGVEASPDKMLQGRIFAYADAHRYRVGTNHNQLPINRPKVEVNNYQRDGAMRSDNNGGGSVYYEPNSFGGPKEAPEHKQTAFQVTGVAEQVSYDQHDHYTQAGDLYRLMTEEERSRLVETIVGAMKPVEREDIKLRQIQHFYKADPEYGERVAKGLNLALPQKVK, encoded by the coding sequence ATGAGTAATATCAACAAACATTTAACAACAGGAAACGGAGCCCCAGTTGGTGATAATCAAAATTCAATGACAGCGGGGTCAAGGGGCCCAACCTTAATCCAAGATGTTCATTTATTAGAAAAATTGGCGCACTTTAATCGTGAGCGTGTGCCGGAGCGGGTCGTGCACGCAAAAGGTGCCGGTGCACATGGATATTTCGAAGTGACGAATGATATGTCACAATATACAAAGGCAAAATTGTTTAATGGCGTTGGTAAACGCACTCCAATGTTTATTCGCTTCTCAACGGTTGCAGGGGAACTTGGATCGGCAGATACCGTCCGTGACCCACGCGGCTTTGCGGTAAAGTTCTATACGGAAGAAGGGAACTACGATTTAGTAGGTAACAACACACCAATATTCTTTATTCGTGATGCGATAAAGTTCCCTGATTTTATTCATACTCAAAAACGGGATCCAAAAACACATTTAAAGAATCCAACTGCTGTTTGGGATTTCTGGTCACTATCGCCTGAATCCTTGCATCAAGTTACTTATTTAATGGGTGATCGCGGCCTTCCGGCAACACTTCGGCATATGAACGGCTACGGCAGTCATACATTTAAATGGGTAAATGAAAATGGGGAAACTGTTTGGGTGAAGTATCATTTTAAAGCTGAACAAGGTGTCAAAAATATGTCACCTGATGTTGCTGCTAAATTAGCAGGTGATAATCCTGATTATCATACAGAAGATTTATTTAATGCCATCGAGAATGGAGATTTTCCGGCATGGAAGCTTCATGTGCAAATTATGCCATTCGAAGATGCTGAAACGTATCGTTTTGATCCATTTGATGTCACAAAGGTCTGGTCGCATAAGGATTACCCATTAATCGAGATAGGCCGAATGGTGCTTAACCGCAACCCTGAAAACTATTTTGCTGAGGTCGAGCAGGCAACCTTCTCACCTGGTACAATGGTACCTGGGGTCGAAGCATCACCGGATAAGATGCTTCAAGGTCGTATTTTTGCTTATGCCGATGCCCACCGTTACCGTGTAGGCACGAATCATAACCAGCTCCCGATTAACCGTCCAAAGGTTGAAGTGAATAATTATCAACGTGACGGCGCGATGCGTTCTGACAATAATGGCGGCGGTTCGGTTTACTATGAACCAAACAGCTTTGGCGGTCCGAAAGAAGCACCTGAACATAAACAAACTGCCTTTCAGGTTACAGGTGTTGCAGAGCAGGTTTCATATGACCAACACGATCATTACACACAAGCGGGCGACCTATACCGTCTAATGACAGAGGAAGAAAGGTCTCGATTGGTAGAGACAATCGTTGGAGCAATGAAGCCGGTTGAACGGGAGGATATTAAGCTGCGTCAAATTCAGCATTTCTACAAAGCAGACCCGGAATATGGCGAGCGAGTAGCCAAAGGTTTGAATTTGGCATTGCCACAAAAAGTGAAATAA
- a CDS encoding bifunctional 3,4-dihydroxy-2-butanone-4-phosphate synthase/GTP cyclohydrolase II, which translates to MFDTIDDALNDLKDGKVVIVCDDEDRENEGDFIALAEKTTPEVINLMVTHGRGLVCVPIEEELAQKLDLMPMVSNNTDSHGTAFTVTIDHKFSTTGISAFERSATILSLLDPESKAADFKRPGHVFPLVAKKGGVLRRTGHTEAAVDLARLCDAKPAGVICEIMNEDGTMARVPQLRKIADELNIKMITIKDLIEYRNKTENLIKREVEIDLPTEFGTFKAVGYSNLVDGKEHVALVKGKINPETPVLVRVHSECLTGDVFGSYRCDCGPQLHAALNQINQAENGVLLYMRQEGRGIGLLNKLRAYKLQEEGYDTVEANEKLGFGADLREYGIGAQILKDLGIKKMMLLTNNPRKIKGLKGYDLEVVERVPLQMEMRKENANYLKTKHDKLGHLLQY; encoded by the coding sequence GTGTTTGATACCATTGATGATGCCTTGAATGATTTAAAGGATGGTAAGGTGGTTATTGTTTGCGATGACGAGGATCGCGAAAATGAAGGGGATTTTATCGCTCTAGCTGAAAAGACTACCCCGGAAGTGATTAATTTAATGGTGACACATGGCAGAGGACTAGTATGTGTTCCGATTGAAGAAGAATTAGCGCAAAAGTTAGATTTAATGCCGATGGTTTCGAATAACACGGATTCTCATGGGACAGCGTTTACCGTCACGATTGACCATAAATTTTCAACCACAGGGATTTCTGCATTTGAACGGTCAGCAACGATTTTAAGTTTACTGGATCCGGAGTCAAAAGCGGCAGATTTCAAACGGCCCGGACATGTATTTCCGCTCGTTGCCAAAAAGGGCGGGGTCCTAAGAAGAACAGGGCATACAGAAGCCGCTGTGGACCTTGCCAGATTATGCGATGCCAAACCGGCCGGTGTTATTTGTGAAATTATGAATGAGGACGGAACAATGGCACGGGTCCCACAGCTGCGAAAAATTGCCGACGAACTCAACATTAAAATGATTACCATTAAAGACTTGATTGAATATCGGAACAAAACAGAAAACCTGATTAAACGTGAAGTAGAAATCGATTTACCTACAGAATTCGGCACGTTTAAGGCGGTCGGATATTCGAACCTAGTTGATGGGAAAGAGCATGTGGCATTAGTAAAGGGGAAGATTAATCCTGAAACTCCAGTCTTAGTCAGAGTTCACTCAGAATGTCTGACTGGTGATGTATTCGGATCATACCGATGTGATTGCGGACCACAGCTGCATGCCGCATTAAATCAAATCAATCAAGCCGAAAATGGAGTTCTGTTATATATGCGCCAGGAAGGACGCGGCATTGGGCTGCTCAATAAATTAAGGGCATATAAACTGCAAGAAGAAGGCTACGATACCGTTGAAGCCAATGAAAAACTTGGCTTTGGCGCTGATTTAAGAGAATATGGCATCGGTGCACAAATTTTGAAGGACTTAGGGATTAAAAAAATGATGTTATTAACAAATAATCCCAGAAAAATAAAAGGCTTAAAAGGGTATGATCTGGAGGTAGTCGAACGGGTGCCTCTGCAAATGGAAATGCGTAAGGAAAATGCCAATTATTTAAAAACGAAACACGACAAACTAGGGCATTTGTTACAATATTAG
- the ribE gene encoding 6,7-dimethyl-8-ribityllumazine synthase encodes MGNIFEGNLVGTGLKVGIVVGRFNEFITSKLLGGAQDALKRHGVNDADVDIAWVPGAFEIPLIAQKMANSKKYDAVITLGTVIRGSTPHFDYVCNEAAKGVSATALASGIPISFGVLTTESIEQAIERAGTKAGNKGWDAAVSAIEMANLCRNME; translated from the coding sequence ATGGGAAATATTTTTGAAGGAAATTTAGTTGGCACAGGATTAAAAGTTGGAATTGTTGTTGGCAGGTTTAACGAATTTATTACCAGTAAGTTATTGGGCGGTGCACAGGATGCTCTTAAAAGACATGGCGTAAATGACGCCGACGTGGATATCGCCTGGGTACCGGGTGCGTTCGAAATACCGCTAATCGCGCAAAAAATGGCAAATAGTAAAAAGTATGATGCGGTCATTACGCTTGGAACAGTCATCAGAGGCTCAACACCTCATTTTGACTATGTTTGTAACGAAGCAGCCAAAGGCGTTTCTGCAACAGCGTTAGCTAGCGGGATTCCTATTAGTTTCGGAGTGCTGACAACTGAATCCATCGAACAGGCAATCGAACGAGCTGGAACAAAGGCAGGAAATAAAGGCTGGGATGCAGCTGTTTCCGCTATTGAAATGGCTAATTTATGTAGGAATATGGAGTAA
- a CDS encoding Cof-type HAD-IIB family hydrolase has protein sequence MENFKNDYDIKLVALDMDGTLLNNKGQISEANRQAIKAAQEKGVFVVLSTGRSLTTSREHADALELTSYLVTVNGSEIWDEKREIVERNLVKSELIEWMWELTKQHKTKFWAISTERNFHDEMPEDIHKLEWLKFGFNIDDDATRELITKELEARGEFELSNSTLNNIEVNPLGIHKAKGLSIVCSRLGIEMKNVMAVGDSRNDLMMIKEAGLGVAMGNAQDVVKEAADWITATNEEDGVAQAIHKWVL, from the coding sequence ATGGAGAATTTCAAAAATGATTATGACATCAAATTAGTCGCCCTTGATATGGATGGAACATTATTAAATAACAAAGGACAGATCTCTGAAGCGAATCGCCAGGCAATCAAAGCTGCCCAGGAAAAAGGAGTATTTGTCGTTCTTAGTACGGGCCGTTCATTAACGACCAGCCGGGAACATGCCGATGCATTGGAGCTGACATCATATTTAGTAACGGTAAATGGCAGTGAAATCTGGGATGAAAAACGTGAAATAGTCGAGAGGAATTTAGTGAAATCGGAATTAATCGAGTGGATGTGGGAGCTAACCAAACAGCATAAAACAAAGTTTTGGGCCATTAGTACAGAGCGAAACTTTCATGATGAAATGCCGGAAGATATCCATAAACTTGAATGGTTAAAATTTGGATTTAATATCGATGATGATGCAACCCGCGAACTCATCACAAAGGAGCTTGAGGCAAGGGGCGAATTCGAGCTCAGTAATTCGACGTTGAACAATATTGAAGTAAATCCGCTGGGTATTCATAAAGCAAAAGGGCTGAGCATTGTCTGCAGCCGTCTTGGAATCGAGATGAAAAATGTGATGGCCGTTGGCGACAGCAGGAACGATTTAATGATGATTAAAGAGGCAGGTCTTGGTGTTGCCATGGGAAATGCCCAAGATGTTGTGAAGGAGGCGGCAGATTGGATAACGGCCACAAATGAAGAGGATGGGGTGGCACAAGCCATCCATAAATGGGTGCTATGA
- a CDS encoding iron-sulfur cluster assembly accessory protein codes for MKVKLNRNAAKALKKMLEQEEAQGKLFRIYVTSIHGDHAHYDLKLDTPTDKDAVVTSDKEIDFIIEKNNEYLEDVWIQFFHVPKEEWLIINPSKGGHHHH; via the coding sequence ATGAAGGTTAAACTTAATCGAAATGCTGCAAAAGCATTGAAAAAAATGCTGGAACAAGAAGAAGCGCAAGGAAAACTGTTCCGTATTTATGTTACAAGCATTCACGGAGATCATGCACACTATGACTTGAAGCTTGATACTCCGACAGATAAAGACGCAGTGGTTACATCTGATAAGGAAATTGACTTTATTATTGAGAAAAATAATGAATATCTTGAAGATGTCTGGATTCAATTTTTCCATGTCCCAAAAGAGGAATGGCTGATCATTAATCCATCAAAAGGCGGACATCACCATCATTGA
- the ribE gene encoding riboflavin synthase: protein MFTGIIEEIGVLSNIQRTGASFVLTIEAKKILKDVHLGDSIAVNGVCLTVTSFSAKHFTVDVMPETVKASSLQTVKRGSQVNLERAMAAGGRFGGHFVSGHIDGTGIIKRKQALENAVYYEIEAVPEILRYVILKGSVTVDGTSLTVFEVTENSFTISLIPHTMSETILGKKGSGDIVNLECDMIGKYVGHFINNLTGESQQKRKSGITEKFLEDNGFY from the coding sequence ATGTTTACCGGGATCATTGAAGAAATTGGCGTGCTCTCGAATATCCAGCGGACTGGGGCATCGTTTGTTCTCACCATTGAAGCGAAAAAGATTCTTAAAGATGTTCATCTAGGAGACAGTATTGCCGTTAATGGGGTTTGCCTGACGGTTACTTCTTTTTCGGCTAAGCACTTCACTGTTGATGTGATGCCTGAAACCGTTAAAGCATCCAGTTTGCAAACTGTTAAACGGGGGTCACAGGTTAATTTAGAAAGAGCGATGGCAGCTGGCGGGAGATTTGGCGGTCACTTTGTTTCAGGACATATTGATGGAACAGGAATCATTAAACGGAAACAGGCATTGGAAAATGCGGTTTATTACGAAATTGAGGCGGTTCCTGAAATTTTACGATATGTCATTTTGAAGGGATCCGTTACGGTAGATGGGACAAGCCTGACTGTTTTCGAAGTAACAGAGAATAGCTTTACTATCTCTTTAATCCCACACACCATGTCGGAAACGATATTGGGGAAAAAGGGTTCAGGGGATATCGTTAACTTGGAATGCGATATGATTGGAAAATATGTAGGTCATTTTATCAACAACCTTACAGGTGAATCGCAGCAAAAAAGAAAATCTGGAATAACGGAAAAATTTTTAGAAGACAATGGATTTTATTAA
- a CDS encoding GyrI-like domain-containing protein, with amino-acid sequence MGIQVIKREETKVVGISWNGTYSEMSTIPELFTKMRERLNEVSHQTREPFLIAPFHSRETEFTYYVTKPVEKLDEIPEGMIGFTIPGKNYVNTVHKGSLENVLETYNRLFAWMEEYGYERDHYALCLEIFKEEHKLQNGLDDLHFEIYVPVKTYK; translated from the coding sequence TTGGGTATCCAAGTGATAAAAAGAGAAGAAACAAAAGTGGTCGGTATTTCGTGGAACGGTACATACTCGGAAATGAGCACGATTCCAGAGCTTTTTACTAAAATGAGGGAACGTCTGAATGAGGTTTCACATCAGACGAGGGAACCTTTCTTAATCGCTCCATTTCATAGCAGGGAAACAGAATTCACGTATTACGTAACAAAGCCTGTTGAAAAACTTGACGAGATCCCGGAAGGTATGATTGGTTTTACGATTCCTGGTAAAAACTATGTTAACACGGTTCATAAAGGCAGTCTTGAGAATGTGTTGGAAACGTACAACCGATTGTTTGCCTGGATGGAGGAGTATGGTTATGAACGGGATCATTATGCATTATGTTTGGAAATTTTTAAGGAAGAGCATAAACTGCAAAATGGCTTAGACGATCTTCATTTTGAAATTTATGTACCTGTTAAAACCTATAAATAA
- a CDS encoding ABC transporter ATP-binding protein has protein sequence MIRRFFSYYRPHKKLFILDFSSAVVVAVLELAFPLAVSWFIDDLLPGGDWKAIVTVSIGLFLVYLLSTFLQFIVNYWGHKLGINIETDMRQELFEHVQKQSFRFFDNTKTGHIMSRITNDLFDLGELAHHGPEDVFIAIMTFIGAFWIMLTINVKLSLVAIIILPFLMLLVVVCNLKMNKAWSQMYSSIADVNARVEDSVSGSRVVQSFTNEEFEIARFKKNNRKYRGAKLGGYRVMSYSLSGIYMMTRLITIIVLVYGAFLSFSGQLSYGELVGFILYVNVLFKPIDKISAIMELYPKGMAGFKRFIEMIDNEPEVKDTEDAIEVASLKGNIVFNEVSFCYDRHKSVLEKINLDIRSGETVAFVGPSGAGKTTICSLIPRFYDVNEGAITIDGLDIRNITKKSLRSQIGIVQQDVFLFTGTLRENIAYGKQHATDEEIANAARRAHLEKFIASLPDGYDTQIGERGLKLSGGQKQRIAIARMFLKNPPILILDEATSALDTETEMVIQEALAELAQNRTTLIIAHRLATIRNADRIVVVTEQGIAEEGRHDELIEQGGIFANLHRVQFQQQ, from the coding sequence ATGATTCGGCGTTTCTTTTCTTATTATCGCCCGCATAAAAAGCTGTTCATTTTAGATTTTTCCAGCGCAGTGGTCGTTGCTGTTCTTGAATTAGCATTTCCGCTTGCTGTTAGCTGGTTTATTGATGATTTACTTCCTGGGGGAGATTGGAAAGCGATTGTCACTGTCAGTATTGGACTATTTCTTGTTTACTTATTAAGTACCTTTTTACAATTTATTGTAAATTATTGGGGCCATAAACTCGGGATTAATATTGAAACGGATATGCGTCAAGAATTATTCGAGCATGTCCAGAAGCAATCGTTTCGTTTTTTTGACAATACGAAAACCGGCCATATCATGAGTAGAATAACGAATGATCTCTTTGACCTCGGTGAACTCGCCCACCACGGACCAGAGGATGTCTTTATCGCAATTATGACTTTTATCGGCGCATTTTGGATTATGTTGACAATCAATGTAAAACTATCGCTTGTCGCTATTATCATTCTGCCATTTTTAATGCTGCTTGTGGTTGTATGTAATTTAAAAATGAACAAGGCGTGGAGTCAAATGTATTCAAGCATCGCAGACGTAAACGCACGTGTTGAGGATAGCGTCTCAGGAAGCCGTGTGGTTCAATCGTTTACAAATGAAGAGTTTGAGATTGCTAGATTTAAAAAGAATAATCGAAAATACCGCGGTGCGAAGCTTGGCGGCTATCGTGTGATGTCCTACAGTCTGTCGGGGATCTATATGATGACAAGATTGATTACAATTATTGTACTTGTTTATGGTGCATTCTTAAGTTTTTCCGGGCAACTGTCATATGGTGAATTAGTTGGATTTATTCTCTATGTCAATGTCCTCTTTAAACCAATCGATAAAATCAGCGCGATTATGGAGCTGTATCCAAAAGGTATGGCTGGATTCAAGCGTTTCATAGAGATGATTGACAATGAGCCGGAGGTAAAGGATACAGAGGATGCGATTGAAGTGGCATCCCTGAAGGGTAATATCGTTTTCAATGAAGTCTCATTTTGTTACGACAGGCATAAATCGGTCTTGGAAAAGATTAATTTGGATATTCGTTCTGGTGAGACAGTGGCATTTGTCGGGCCATCCGGTGCAGGAAAAACAACGATTTGCTCCTTGATTCCGAGATTTTATGATGTGAATGAGGGTGCGATAACGATCGATGGACTTGATATCCGGAATATTACGAAAAAATCATTACGTTCACAAATTGGGATTGTGCAGCAGGATGTGTTTTTATTTACCGGAACACTTCGTGAAAATATCGCTTATGGAAAACAGCATGCAACAGATGAGGAAATTGCGAATGCTGCCAGACGAGCACACCTCGAAAAATTTATTGCATCCTTGCCGGACGGCTATGATACCCAAATTGGGGAGCGCGGCTTAAAGCTCTCCGGCGGTCAAAAACAGAGGATTGCTATCGCCCGAATGTTCTTAAAGAATCCACCCATTTTAATCTTAGACGAAGCAACATCCGCTCTTGATACGGAAACGGAGATGGTCATTCAAGAAGCGTTGGCAGAGCTGGCGCAAAACAGAACGACACTGATCATCGCCCATAGGCTGGCGACTATCCGTAATGCTGATCGGATTGTCGTCGTCACAGAGCAAGGAATTGCAGAAGAAGGCCGTCATGATGAATTAATCGAACAAGGCGGTATTTTTGCCAACCTTCACCGTGTTCAATTTCAGCAGCAATAA